From the Deltaproteobacteria bacterium genome, one window contains:
- a CDS encoding transpeptidase family protein, producing the protein MQVREKKWIRFRILLVAFFFLGGLGTILARAYQLQVLQKDRLASIARAGYRGVIRLPPKRGTICDREGHELAVSVEVDSIYAHPKRVKNKLQTASRLSKVIGIPRSKLLGLLKSKRAFVWIQRKVPPEKVEMVKALELEGIGFARESRRYYPGREIGGQLIGFVGDDNQGLEGLERKYDDLLKGPQPTLIQMRDALGRPFYVSMPADEKGRMYNLRLTIDKDIQYKAERALQATVEKYRAKSGHCIVVDPRTGEILAMAVVPLFNPNVFRRYGPARWRNRPVTDTYEPGSTMKAFLLASALENHVVSPQTTFYCEEGKFQVGGRTIHDTKPHGLLTVSDIVILSSNIGAVKIGQKLGYRKFTDYLKKFGFGRETGIDLLGEARGFIRPYEKTRAIDRATIFYGHGLSVTSLQMTMAMAAIANGGKLMKPYVVKEITDQQGRVVKRFHPKVVRRVLSEGTARKVARILEGVVSEKGTAPLAGISGYRVAGKTGTSRKLDPKTKRYSRRNYMASFVGFVPASRPRLVIFVAVDEPRGLYYGGSVAAPVFREVGAWALNLLRVNPRHQVVMVNKEVAKIRDSLWRPESMEEGGGREKEEEGCLPDFRGLTMREVLTRATSLGLKVVLEGTGLAASQRPLPGRPLDSVSAVKVTFRPPM; encoded by the coding sequence ATGCAGGTGAGGGAAAAAAAGTGGATTAGGTTCCGCATCCTGCTTGTCGCCTTCTTTTTCCTCGGGGGATTGGGGACCATTCTGGCGAGGGCGTATCAGCTCCAGGTCCTCCAGAAAGACCGGCTCGCCTCCATTGCGCGGGCGGGTTACCGGGGGGTGATCAGACTTCCCCCCAAGCGGGGCACGATATGTGACAGGGAGGGACACGAACTTGCCGTCAGCGTCGAAGTCGATTCCATCTATGCCCATCCGAAGCGAGTAAAGAATAAGCTCCAGACCGCCTCCCGCCTCTCCAAGGTCATCGGCATACCGAGGAGTAAACTTCTCGGCCTGTTGAAGAGCAAGAGGGCCTTTGTGTGGATTCAAAGGAAAGTGCCTCCTGAAAAAGTGGAAATGGTCAAGGCGTTGGAACTCGAGGGGATCGGGTTCGCCCGAGAAAGCAGGCGGTACTACCCTGGAAGGGAGATCGGAGGGCAGCTTATAGGCTTTGTGGGGGACGACAACCAGGGGCTCGAGGGATTGGAGAGGAAGTATGATGATCTCCTCAAGGGGCCACAACCTACCCTTATCCAGATGCGGGATGCCTTGGGCCGCCCCTTCTACGTCAGTATGCCCGCGGACGAGAAGGGGAGAATGTACAACCTGCGGCTTACCATCGACAAGGATATCCAGTACAAGGCCGAAAGGGCCCTTCAGGCGACGGTGGAGAAATATCGTGCCAAAAGCGGCCACTGTATCGTGGTTGATCCACGAACCGGCGAGATACTGGCCATGGCCGTGGTCCCTCTCTTCAATCCGAATGTCTTCAGGCGATATGGTCCCGCCCGGTGGCGGAACCGACCCGTAACGGATACCTATGAACCCGGGTCCACCATGAAGGCCTTTCTGCTCGCCTCGGCCCTTGAAAATCACGTGGTATCCCCTCAGACGACCTTTTACTGCGAGGAGGGCAAGTTCCAGGTGGGCGGGCGCACGATCCACGATACCAAGCCCCACGGCCTCTTGACGGTATCGGATATCGTTATCCTCTCCAGCAACATCGGGGCCGTGAAGATCGGCCAGAAGCTGGGTTACAGAAAGTTCACCGACTATCTGAAAAAGTTCGGGTTCGGCAGGGAAACGGGCATAGACCTTCTCGGCGAGGCCCGGGGGTTCATCAGACCCTACGAGAAAACCAGGGCGATCGACCGGGCCACCATCTTTTACGGACATGGTCTGTCGGTCACCTCCCTGCAGATGACCATGGCCATGGCGGCCATCGCCAACGGCGGTAAGCTGATGAAACCCTACGTTGTAAAGGAGATCACGGATCAGCAGGGCAGGGTGGTGAAGCGGTTCCACCCGAAGGTCGTCCGCCGGGTCCTCTCAGAGGGTACCGCCAGGAAGGTGGCACGGATCCTCGAAGGTGTGGTGAGCGAAAAAGGAACGGCTCCCCTGGCCGGCATCTCCGGCTACAGGGTGGCCGGCAAGACGGGAACCTCCCGAAAGCTGGATCCAAAGACCAAGAGGTATTCGAGGCGGAACTATATGGCCAGCTTTGTGGGTTTCGTGCCGGCTTCGAGGCCCCGCCTGGTGATCTTTGTGGCTGTTGACGAACCCAGGGGACTCTACTATGGGGGATCCGTGGCCGCTCCCGTCTTCAGGGAAGTGGGGGCCTGGGCCCTGAACCTTCTTCGCGTCAATCCAAGGCACCAGGTGGTGATGGTGAACAAGGAAGTGGCAAAGATCAGAGATAGCCTGTGGCGTCCAGAATCCATGGAAGAGGGCGGCGGCAGGGAAAAGGAAGAGGAAGGATGCCTCCCGGATTTTAGAGGGTTAACCATGAGGGAGGTGTTGACCCGGGCAACGTCCCTCGGACTCAAGGTGGTCCTGGAAGGAACCGGACTGGCCGCCTCGCAGCGTCCTTTACCCGGCCGGCCCCTTGATTCTGTGAGTGCCGTAAAGGTCACCTTCAGGCCCCCCATGTGA